One Flavobacterium cerinum genomic window, CAATTATATCTTTTGTGATGATGAATATTTGCATAAAATCAACGTTGAATATCTCGATCACGATACGCTTACAGATATTATTAGCTTCGATTACACTGTAGGAAACGAATTACACGGTGATATATTCGTTTCTATAGAAAGGGTGCGGGATAATGCAGCAGATTTTAAGGTTTCTTTTGATGATGAATTAAAAAGAGTGATGATTCACGGTATCTTACATTACTGTGGATATAAAGATAAATCGGAAAAGGATGAACTTTTAATGCGTTCAAAAGAAGATGAAAAGGTAGCAATGTTCCACGTGGAACGTTAAGCATCTTAAATCTTTTATAAAATTTCTATAGGTTTTTTTCTTCTGCGTAATTTTGCAGAATAATTTAAAGTAAAGAAACAGTAAAATGTTTCACGTGGAACAATGAGTTTATTTCAAGATAAATATGATGTAATCGTAGTAGGTGCCGGTCATGCAGGTTCCGAGGCAGCAGCCTCGGCCGCGAATATGGGATCGAAAACGCTATTGATTACAATGAGTTTGCAAAACATTGCTCAAATGTCGTGTAATCCGGCTATGGGTGGAATTGCAAAAGGACAAATCGTTCGGGAGATTGATGCATTGGGAGGTTACTCCGGAATTGTTTCGGATAAGACTGCGATCCAATTCAAGATGCTGAACAAATCAAAAGGTCCGGCCATGTGGTCTCCACGTGTGCAATCTGACCGTATGCGTTTCGCAGAAGAATGGAGAATGATGCTCGAACAAACTCCGAACCTGGATTTCTATCAGGAAATGGTGTCGGGAATTTTAACCGAAAACGGAAAGATAGTAGGAATTCGAACATCTCTCGGAATTGAAATTAAAGCCAAAACGGTAGTGTTGACAAACGGTACTTTTTTAAATGGTTTGATTCATATCGGAGAAAAACAATTCGGTGGAGGAAGAGCGGGTGAAAGTGCCGCTTTCGGTATTACAGAAGATTTAGTAAAATTAGGTTTTACTTCCGGTCGAATGAAAACCGGAACACCACCACGTGTTGACGGTCGTTCTCTGGATTATTCGAAAATGGAAATTCAACCGGGTGATGAAAATCCATCTAAATTTTCATATCTCGATGTAACAAAACCGTTGACGGTTCAAAAGCCGTGTCATATGACGTATACTTCGGAACTGGTTCACGATTTACTTCGTGAAGGTTTTGATCGTTCGCCAATGTTCAACGGACGAATTAAAAGTTTAGGCCCGCGCTATTGTCCGTCGATTGAAGATAAAATCAATCGATTTGCTGATAAAGAACGCCACCAGTTGTTTGTTGAACCGGAAGGATGGAATACGGTAGAAGTGTATGTAAATGGTTTTTCAACATCACTACCGGAAGATGTACAGTTTAAAGCATTGCGTTCTGTTGTCGGTTTTGAGAATGTGAAATTTTTCCGTCCGGGATATGCTATTGAATACGATTATTTCCCGCCAACGCAATTAAAGCATACTTTAGAAACAAAACTAATAGAAGGTTTATTTTTTGCCGGACAAATTAACGGTACAACAGGATATGAAGAAGCAGCTTCACAAGGTTTAATTGCCGGAATGAATGCTCACTTAAAAGCACAGGATAAAGATCCGTTTATTTTAAAACGTAATGAAGCTTACATCGGAGTGTTAATTGATGACTTAATTACAAAAGGAACTGAAGAACCGTATCGTATGTTTACATCACGTGCGGAATACAGAACTTTATTACGTCAGGATAATGCTGATTTCCGTTTAACACCAATGTCACATCAAGTCGGTTTAGCTACAGACGAACGTTTAAAAAGAATGGAGCAGAAGCAAAGTCAATCGGATGCTTTTGTTAACTTTTTTAAAGAAACAAGTGTAAAGGTAGCGGAAGCAAATCCTATTTTAGAATCTAAAGGGTCGGCACCAATTTCGCAACCGGATAAAATGTTTAAAGTATTTTCTCGTCCGCAATTGGATTTAAATGATATTTTAAAATTTGAAAAAGTTAAGGAATATGTAGCGGAACATGAATTGGATCAGGAAGTAATTGAACAAGCAGAAATTCAGGTAAAATATTCCGGCTATATTGAAAAAGAAAAAAATAACGCGGATAAATTAAATCGTTTGGAAGATGTTCGAATTCCGGAAAATTTCGATTACGATAAAATTAAATCGCTTTCTTTTGAAGCTAGAGAAAAATTAAAGAAAATTAAACCGATTTCTGTTTCACAGGCATCTCGTATCAGTGGTGTTTCACCAAGTGATGTTTCGGTTTTATTAGTTCATATGGGACGATAAATAGTTCAACATAATTAAAACAGCCAGGGTAAATTAATTATCTTTGGCTGTTTTTATTTTATGTTCCACGTGAAACTATGGCGCGAAGCCTTATAAATAAAGGAATCTTTTAAAAAATAATTTATTTACTGTCGATGGATTTTTTAAACAATACCATTTATATAAAAGTAAAAGACCATTCCGTATCAAAAGAAAATTTTGAATTACTATTGGATGAAGAATTACAATTATTAAAAACAACGCCGCAACCCGGACCGGAAAAATTACCGTCTTATTACGAAAGCGATGATTATATTTCGCATACGGATGGTAAACGTTCTTTATTCGAAAAAGTATATCATATCATAAAAAGAAAAGCAATCCGGGATAAAGTAAAATTAATTACCTCTTTTCAATCGGAAAAAGGATCCCTTTTGGATATAGGAGCCGGAACAGGTGATTTTCTTTTAGAAGCAAAAAATCAAGGATGGAATACAATTGGGATAGAACCGAGTGAAAAAGCAAAAAATAGTGCCATCGGAAAAGGAATTGATTTTGCTGATAATTTAGAACAACTCGACAATAATTCTTTTGATGTGATTACAATGTGGCATGTTCTGGAACATGTACCGGATTTAGAAAATCAGATCGCAACTTTAAAACGATTATTAAAAAAGAACGGAACAATCATTATTGCCGTTCCGAATTATAAATCGTACGATGCAAAATATTACGGGGAATTTTGGGCCGCTTATGATGTACCGAGACACCTATGGCATTTTTCAAAAGTTGCAATTGAAAAACTTTTCGCCCGACAAAATATCCGACTGATAAAAATTAAACCAATGCTTTTTGATAGTTTTTATGTTTCACTTTTATCCGAAAAATACAAAAACGGAAAAATGAGTTTTATAAAGGGTTTTTGGATCGGATTATTATCAAATTGGAAAGCAAAACAGAATTTTGAGTATTCTTCCCATATTTACATCCTAAAAAATGAAGAAAAATCAAATTAAAAATAAATAATAAACGATCAGAGGGAAAAATAAGCTATCTATCGCTTAAAATTTAAAAGTCGCTTAAATCGCTTTATTTTAAGCCGTTTTTTATAAAGTTTTCTTATCGATTTTTTAAAATGATATAAAGAAATCTTATTTGATAAAAAAACGGCATAAAGCTTGTAATTGAAACTTTCATAGCTCCAACTTTTGGAACTTTAATACGAATTCTTATTTTTACAAAAAATTAAAAATCACAATTGATAAAATGAAAAAATCCTTTTTAATTATCGGACTTGCCCTGGCAATGTTTTCTTGCAACAACGGATCGACAACTGCAAGTTCAGGAACTAAAACAGCATATGTAGATACGGCTAAATTGATTGAAGAAAATCAGGAAGCAAAAGACATTGAGTCGAAATACAAAACCAAGTCGCAGGAAATGGGTAGAGAATTAGAAGGTGAAGCGAAACAATTCCAAAATGAAGCCGCTACTTTTCAAAGAGATGCTCAGGTAAAAGGTATGGCTTGGGCACAACAAAAAAGTGCAGAATTGCAAAAAAGAGAGCAACAATTGGGAATGAAACAACAAGCGATGTTGCAAACTTTACAACAGGAAAGCGGTAAAGAAATGGATTCTTTAGTTAAAAGAATTAAAGATTATATCAAAGATTACGGTAAGAAAAACAGTTACGAATATATCTACGGTACAGGTGATGCAGCATCTATCCTTTATGCAAAAGACGGTTTAGATATTACTGAAAAAATCAGCAAAGAACTAAATGACAAATACAAAGGTTCTGATAAAAAAGAAGAGCCTAAAGCTGAAGAAAAGAAATAATTTTAAAAAGCCTTCCTAGTGAAGGCTTTTTTATTGATAATCAGATAAATAATTGTATTTTTAGTTTTTAAACTCTACGCCATATGGAAACGGTTTCAAATGCAGCTGCTTATGTGCTGCGCTTTATTAATCAGACGCAGAAATCTATTTTTCTCACCGGAAAAGCCGGAACGGGTAAAACTACTTTACTACGAGAAATCATTTCAACCACACATAAAAATACAGTAGTAGTGGCACCAACCGGAATCGCTGCTTTAAATGCGGGTGGTGTAACGATACATTCGATGTTTCAATTACCGTTTGCCGCTTTTCTGCCCGATGAAAAAGCGGATCCGTATATATCAGAAAATTCTCGATTTGAAAATAGAAATACATTAAGCCGGCATTTTAAAATGAACGGAACCAAACGAGCGGTTATTCAGAATATGGAATTGCTTGTTATTGATGAAGTCAGTATGTTACGGGCTGATATTATGGATGCAATGGATTTTATGTTGCGTAAAGTCCGTAGAAATGAAACACCGTTCGGAGGAGTACAAGTTTTATTTATAGGAGATTTACTACAATTACCACCGATTATCAAGAATGAAGAATGGGCTGTTTTACAACGTTACTATCGCGGTAAATTCTTTTTTCATTCCCATGTTATCCAGCAAAATCCGCCGTTGTACATTGAACTGGATAAAATTTTCAGACAAACCGATTCCGATTTTATTTCGGTATTAAATAACCTGCGAAATAATACGGTTACAAACAATGACCTTGCAGTTTTAAATCAATATGTCCAGCCGGATTTTGATTTTAAAAAGAACCCCGGTTTTATTACGCTTACAACACATAATGCCAAAGCAGATACAATAAATACTGAAGCTCTGGAAGAACTGGAAGGGAAGGAATTTGTTTTTATGCCGGAAATAGTTGGCGATTTTCCCGATAAAATTTTCCCGGTCGATGAGCAACTAAAATTAAAAGTAGGTGCTCAGGTCATGTTTGTAAAAAACGATCTTTCTTTTGAAAAACAGTACTTTAACGGTAAAATGGGGGTTATTAAAAACATTTCAGCAAAAGAAATTTTCGTTCATTTTCCGGAAGAAAACAAAACCATCGAAGTTGAGCGGTACGAATGGAAAAACATCCGTTACTATGTCGATGAGATGACAAAAGAGATAGAAGAAGAAATTTTAGGGACATTTACGCACTATCCGATCAAGCTGGCTTGGGCTATAACGATCCATAAAAGTCAAGGATTGACCTTCGACAACGCTGCGCTTGATGTATCGCAGGTTTTTCTTCCCGGACAAGCCTATGTTGCTCTTTCGCGTTTACGTTCGTTAAAAGGGCTTATTTTGCTTTCTCCGATACATATGAATGGTATTTCCAATGATGCTGATGTAATGGACTATGCGCAAAGTAAGGTTTCTATGGACAAATTGGAAGGGACTTTAGCCAATGAAACCCGAATATTTTTATATAACTATTTGAAAGACAGTTTTAATTGGGACGAGCTGGCGAGAGAATGGAGCAAACACCAACAGACCTATTTGTCGGAAACAGGAAAATCAGTTAAATCACAGTCCAGAGTTTGGGCGCAACAACAGTCATTAGCGATACATGAATTGTTAGATCCGTCCCGAAAATTTATAGGGCAATTAGCAAAACTGTTCCAACAGGAAGAGGTCGATCTGGTTTTTATCGAAGAGCGAATTAATAAGGCTTTTGACTATTTTTTCCCGAAAATGGATGAATTGGTTTTTGAATTATATTGGAAAATAGAAGAAATAAAACGCCTGAAAAAAGTAAAATCGTTTTTTGAAGAATTATCCGAACTGGAAGAAATTCAGACAAATGTGATTTTACGATTACTAAAAGTAAAACTATTGATTCGTGCCGTACTGGAAAATAAAGAGATTTCGAAAGAAGTATTAGTATCGCCGCTATTGCAAAAATACAAACAGGATAAAATTGAAATCATCAAAGAAGCTTTACGTAAAAATGGCGTTACGCTTATTGAAGATGACGATGATATTGAACGCTATACATCGAAAAAGAAAAAGACAAAAGAACCTAAGAAATCTACGATCGAAGAGACATTGGAACTTTGGATGCAAAACCTATCAATCCCGGAAATTGCCCGTATCCGGAAAC contains:
- a CDS encoding OmpH family outer membrane protein: MKKSFLIIGLALAMFSCNNGSTTASSGTKTAYVDTAKLIEENQEAKDIESKYKTKSQEMGRELEGEAKQFQNEAATFQRDAQVKGMAWAQQKSAELQKREQQLGMKQQAMLQTLQQESGKEMDSLVKRIKDYIKDYGKKNSYEYIYGTGDAASILYAKDGLDITEKISKELNDKYKGSDKKEEPKAEEKK
- a CDS encoding class I SAM-dependent methyltransferase — encoded protein: MDFLNNTIYIKVKDHSVSKENFELLLDEELQLLKTTPQPGPEKLPSYYESDDYISHTDGKRSLFEKVYHIIKRKAIRDKVKLITSFQSEKGSLLDIGAGTGDFLLEAKNQGWNTIGIEPSEKAKNSAIGKGIDFADNLEQLDNNSFDVITMWHVLEHVPDLENQIATLKRLLKKNGTIIIAVPNYKSYDAKYYGEFWAAYDVPRHLWHFSKVAIEKLFARQNIRLIKIKPMLFDSFYVSLLSEKYKNGKMSFIKGFWIGLLSNWKAKQNFEYSSHIYILKNEEKSN
- a CDS encoding helix-turn-helix domain-containing protein, yielding METVSNAAAYVLRFINQTQKSIFLTGKAGTGKTTLLREIISTTHKNTVVVAPTGIAALNAGGVTIHSMFQLPFAAFLPDEKADPYISENSRFENRNTLSRHFKMNGTKRAVIQNMELLVIDEVSMLRADIMDAMDFMLRKVRRNETPFGGVQVLFIGDLLQLPPIIKNEEWAVLQRYYRGKFFFHSHVIQQNPPLYIELDKIFRQTDSDFISVLNNLRNNTVTNNDLAVLNQYVQPDFDFKKNPGFITLTTHNAKADTINTEALEELEGKEFVFMPEIVGDFPDKIFPVDEQLKLKVGAQVMFVKNDLSFEKQYFNGKMGVIKNISAKEIFVHFPEENKTIEVERYEWKNIRYYVDEMTKEIEEEILGTFTHYPIKLAWAITIHKSQGLTFDNAALDVSQVFLPGQAYVALSRLRSLKGLILLSPIHMNGISNDADVMDYAQSKVSMDKLEGTLANETRIFLYNYLKDSFNWDELAREWSKHQQTYLSETGKSVKSQSRVWAQQQSLAIHELLDPSRKFIGQLAKLFQQEEVDLVFIEERINKAFDYFFPKMDELVFELYWKIEEIKRLKKVKSFFEELSELEEIQTNVILRLLKVKLLIRAVLENKEISKEVLVSPLLQKYKQDKIEIIKEALRKNGVTLIEDDDDIERYTSKKKKTKEPKKSTIEETLELWMQNLSIPEIARIRKLTVGTVYTHFSKLIQMEAIEISDILPPEKINRLKAAFKEYDGSGLGEIKEKYDDEFSWDELRLYKAVLQKNT
- the ybeY gene encoding rRNA maturation RNase YbeY — its product is MISFNYETDFSIENEEQFEDWIAAVIESEGKHEGEINYIFCDDEYLHKINVEYLDHDTLTDIISFDYTVGNELHGDIFVSIERVRDNAADFKVSFDDELKRVMIHGILHYCGYKDKSEKDELLMRSKEDEKVAMFHVER
- the mnmG gene encoding tRNA uridine-5-carboxymethylaminomethyl(34) synthesis enzyme MnmG, with the protein product MSLFQDKYDVIVVGAGHAGSEAAASAANMGSKTLLITMSLQNIAQMSCNPAMGGIAKGQIVREIDALGGYSGIVSDKTAIQFKMLNKSKGPAMWSPRVQSDRMRFAEEWRMMLEQTPNLDFYQEMVSGILTENGKIVGIRTSLGIEIKAKTVVLTNGTFLNGLIHIGEKQFGGGRAGESAAFGITEDLVKLGFTSGRMKTGTPPRVDGRSLDYSKMEIQPGDENPSKFSYLDVTKPLTVQKPCHMTYTSELVHDLLREGFDRSPMFNGRIKSLGPRYCPSIEDKINRFADKERHQLFVEPEGWNTVEVYVNGFSTSLPEDVQFKALRSVVGFENVKFFRPGYAIEYDYFPPTQLKHTLETKLIEGLFFAGQINGTTGYEEAASQGLIAGMNAHLKAQDKDPFILKRNEAYIGVLIDDLITKGTEEPYRMFTSRAEYRTLLRQDNADFRLTPMSHQVGLATDERLKRMEQKQSQSDAFVNFFKETSVKVAEANPILESKGSAPISQPDKMFKVFSRPQLDLNDILKFEKVKEYVAEHELDQEVIEQAEIQVKYSGYIEKEKNNADKLNRLEDVRIPENFDYDKIKSLSFEAREKLKKIKPISVSQASRISGVSPSDVSVLLVHMGR